A region of the Paraburkholderia flava genome:
TGCGCGCCGAAGTCGTCAGCAGGTTCAGCAGATCGGCGTTGCGAGCGGGGCCGTAGCCGCCCAGCTCGACCGTACCCGCCGCGCGGATGCCGCCGGTCATCGGCGTCATGTAGAAGCCGCGTTCGGCCCAGCCGCACGGTCGCGAGATCAGGTCGGACGTGCCGGGGAAGCGCACGTGATAGCCACGCTCGGTATCGAGCGGCACCGCGTCGCCGCACTGGCGCGCGAACTGTTTCGATAGCGCGCCGGCGCAGACAATCGTGCGGGCCGCGTCGAATGTGCGGCCGGTGTGATCGACGAGTCGCACACCGTTTTGCGTCGGCTCGATGCGATCGATCGCGACGCGCTCGTGATACATGCCGCGACGCGTCATCGATGCATGCAGTGCCTGCAGAAACGCACGTGGATCGCTCAGAAACCAGCTGCCGGAAAACAGTGTCCCGTGCGCGAAAATCGGCGCGAGATTCGGTTCGAGTGACTGGATGCGCTCGCGATCGAGCGTGTCGTACCGCACGCCGAGCGAGCGGCGCAGCGCAAGCGAAGGCTGTGCCGCTTCAAACGACGATTCATTCGAGTACAGGTACAGGCATTCGCGTTCGCGCACGAAGTCCGACAGCGCGTCCATCTCCAGCATCTCGCGGTAGCCTTCGAACGCGCGCGACAGCAGCGCCGCCAGCGAAGCGGCACTGTGCTCGTAGCGTCGCGGCGTCGCGCTCAACAGAAAGCGCACGAGCCATGGTGCGAGCGTCGGCAGATAACGCCAGCGGATGCGCAGCGGGCTGGTCGGCGAGAACAGGAAGCGCGGCAGATTGCGGAACACGTCCGGGTTGTTGACCGGAATGCACGCATAGTTCGCGAACGTGCCGGCGTTGCCGTACGACGCGCCCTCGCCCGGGCCCTGCGGGTCGAACACGGTGACGCTGTGTCCTTCGCGGAGTAGCCAGTGCGCGCAGGACAATCCGACAAACCCTGCACCGATGACAGCGACGTCGGCCATTATTTCTTCCAGTGCGTGGCGGGTTCGTCGAAGTGCCGGCGCATGTTCGTCGGCGTCTGCGACGGCTTCGCGGCACGCGCTCGCGAGTGCCGCGTCAACAGGAACGCAAGCGACACCACCGCGACGCTGCCGAGACTCGCCAGCAGCTGGCTGGCGAGCGATCGATCGAAGCCCATCGCAATCAGCACGCCCGCGATCGCCGCGACCACGGCATACGAGAGCCACGGAAACAGCCACATTTTCAGCGTCAGACGCTGCGGCTCGCTTGCTTCCAGGCGACGGCGAATGACGATCTGCGACACCGCGATCGACAGGTACACGAAGAGCATAATCGCGCCCGACGCATTCACGAGATAGAGAAACACACCCTGCGGCGACACGATCGCCGCGACGATCGCGACATAGCCGACCACGCTGCTGGCGAGCACCGCGAGACGCGGCACCAGGTTCGGCGACAGCGCGAGCAGCGCACGCGGTGCGTCGCCGCGTTCGGCGAGCCGGAACATGATCCGCGACGATACGTAGAGGCCCGAATTTAGCGCAGACAAAACAGCGACCAGCACGACTGCGTTCATCATGTCGGCGGCACCGGGGATGTGCATCGTCTCGAGTGCGGCGACGAACGGGGAGTAGCCGACCTTGATCTGCGCCCACGGCACGACGCACGCGATCACGAAAATCGAGCCGACGTAGAACGTGATCACGCGCAGGATCACCGAGCGCGTCATCGACGCGACGTTGCGGCCCGGGTCGTCGGATTCGGCCGCGGCGATGGTCGCGATCTCCGCGCCGCCCACCGCGAAAATCACCGTCGGCACACCGGCGAATATCGACATCGCACCGAACGGCAGGAAACCGCGATTGCCGGTCAGATGATCGACCGTCTGATGCCACGAGCTGAAGCCGAACAGATAGCTCACGCCGAC
Encoded here:
- a CDS encoding NAD(P)/FAD-dependent oxidoreductase — translated: MADVAVIGAGFVGLSCAHWLLREGHSVTVFDPQGPGEGASYGNAGTFANYACIPVNNPDVFRNLPRFLFSPTSPLRIRWRYLPTLAPWLVRFLLSATPRRYEHSAASLAALLSRAFEGYREMLEMDALSDFVRERECLYLYSNESSFEAAQPSLALRRSLGVRYDTLDRERIQSLEPNLAPIFAHGTLFSGSWFLSDPRAFLQALHASMTRRGMYHERVAIDRIEPTQNGVRLVDHTGRTFDAARTIVCAGALSKQFARQCGDAVPLDTERGYHVRFPGTSDLISRPCGWAERGFYMTPMTGGIRAAGTVELGGYGPARNADLLNLLTTSARKALPGLAQPDSDWLGFRPSLPDGLPVIGTSRASSNVIYAFGHQHLGVTLGGVTGSVVADLVAGRGSPMDLAPYSPRRF
- a CDS encoding amino acid permease, with protein sequence MDPQSAIDSNSAPRHLGHSLRKRHVTMISLGGIIGAGLFVGSSATISAMGPAACLSYLLAGIVVLFVMRMLGEMALANPGVGSFTEFTRIGLGNWAGFTNGWLYWYFWVIVVAVEAVAGAGILQRWIPAPVWVIGLVLLSVLTAVNLLSVKSYGEFEYWFASIKVAAIIVFIVVGVSYLFGFSSWHQTVDHLTGNRGFLPFGAMSIFAGVPTVIFAVGGAEIATIAAAESDDPGRNVASMTRSVILRVITFYVGSIFVIACVVPWAQIKVGYSPFVAALETMHIPGAADMMNAVVLVAVLSALNSGLYVSSRIMFRLAERGDAPRALLALSPNLVPRLAVLASSVVGYVAIVAAIVSPQGVFLYLVNASGAIMLFVYLSIAVSQIVIRRRLEASEPQRLTLKMWLFPWLSYAVVAAIAGVLIAMGFDRSLASQLLASLGSVAVVSLAFLLTRHSRARAAKPSQTPTNMRRHFDEPATHWKK